Part of the Fusibacter sp. A1 genome is shown below.
TTCCGCCTAGATGCCCTCTGGCACCCATCGAACGTATGAACACGCCCGGGTCGGTACTCACTTCTCCCATTCTGATTCTGTCACCGAGAATCGCACCACCCGAAAACGGACTGGTAGGATCGATGGCGACAACAGCCACTGTTTTTCCTGTTGTACGAATCGCTTTGACAAGCTTGTCCGTCAGCGTACTTTTTCCGGCTCCAGGAGGTCCTGTGATGCCGATAACATACGCATTTCCGGATTCATGATACATTTCCTTTAGCAAATCGTAAGCCTGAGGATCTTTATTTTCCACTAAGGTAATCAGACGAGCTGCCGCTCGTCTGTCACCGCTGAGTAACCTTTCTTTAAGGTTCATATCATCACCCTTTTGGGTTCTACTTCACGTTTGCGCGAATAAAGTCGATTGTTACAGTAGTCGGCGTGCCTGGAGTGAATACTTCGGCAATACCGCTTTCTTTTAAGAAAGGAATGTCTTCATCTGGAATTACACCGCCACCAATGACTAAAATGTCAGAAGCGTCTTCAGCTTTTAGCATATCGACAACTTTTGGTAGTAATGTATTGTGGGCTCCTGAAAGAATCGAAAGAGCGACACAATCAACATCCTCTTGAATCGCCGCACTGACGATTTGTTCTGCAGTTTGTCTAAGACCTGTATAGATAACTTCCATACCAGCATCTCTAAGCGCTCTAGCGATTACTTTTGCGCCTCTATCGTGACCGTCCAAACCAGGTTTGGCAACTAATACTCTAATTGGTCTATCCATGATATCTCCTCCGTAGGTTCCTATACATTAACGCTTTGCTGATATTCACCAAAGACTTCACGCATAACACCACAGATTTCTCCGAGTGTCGCATATGTTTTAACCGCTTCTAAGATAAATGGCATAACGTTGTCATCGCCTTCGCATGCCACTTTAAGTGCGGCAAGTGTTTCTTCCACTCGAGCGTTGTCACGTTCTGCACGAAGTTTCTTAAGCTTGATTTTTGCGTTTTCACCTACGATAGGATCAACTCTCAACAAGTCTTTTGGCGATTCTTCTTCAACTTGGAATTTATTCATACCGACAACGATGACTTTGCCTGTTTCAACATCCTTCTGATATTGATAAGCGGCGTCCATGATCTCTTCTTGAATATAACCAGCATCAATCGCTTTTGTAGCGCCACCGAGATCGTCGATTTTTTTGATGTATTCCATCGCCTTATTGGCAATTTCATCAGTTTTAGCTTCAATGTAGTACGAACCTGCAAGTGGATCTACAGTATTTGTCACACCTGACTCGAAAGCGACCACTTGTTGTGTACGAAGTGCCGTTCTAACAGAAGCTTCTGTTGGAAGCGCAAGCGCCTCGTCTTTTGAGTTTGTGTGTAATGATTGTGTGCCACCAAGAACAGCAGCAAGTGTCTGAATGGCAACACGTACGATGTTGTTCTCAGTTTGCTGTGCAGTTAGTGTAGAACCACCAGTTTGCGTGTGGAACTTAAGCTGCATGGATTTTGGATCTTTTGCGCCGTAACGCTCTTTCATGATCCTTGCCCATAGCTTTCTTGCAGCGCGGTATTTGGCAACCTCTTCTAAAAGATCGTTATGCGCATTAAAGAAGAATGAAAGTCTTGGAGCGAACGTATCCACATCAAGGCCCGCTTTAATTGCAGCGTCTACGTATGCGATACCGTCAGCAAGTGTGAAACCGACTTCTTGAGCAGCTGTTGAACCAGCTTCTCTAATATGGTAACCGGAAATACTGATCGTGTTCCATAGCGGCACATTTGTCGAGCAGTATTCAAAAATATTTGTAATTAGTCTCATCGACTCTTCTGTTGGGAAGATATAAGTTCCACGAGCGATGTACTCTTTTAAGATATCGTTTTGAATTGTCCCTCTGAGTTTTTCAGCAGATACGCCTTGCTTTTCAGCAACAGCGATATACATTGCAAGAAGAACTGCAGCAGGAGCGTTGATTGTCATTGATGTCGATACTTTATCAAGCGGTAAGCCATCAAAGAGAATTTCCATATCCGCAAGTGAATCGATGGCAACGCCGACTTTACCTACTTCACCTTCAGCAAGTGAGTGGTCTGAATCGTAACCGATTTGAGTCGGTAAGTCGAATGCGACAGATAGTCCCATAGAACCTTGCTCAACCAAGTACTTGTATCGTTTGTTAGAAGCTTCTGCAGTAGCAAAGCCTGCATACATTCTCATCGTCCAAAGTCTACCGCGGTACATGTTAGGTTGTACGCCGCGAGTATATGGATATGAGCCAGGCATGCCTAAGTCATTCGCGTAATCGAAGTTCTCGATATCATGCGGGCCGTACACGCGTTTTACTGGATCTCCAGATATCGTCACAAACTCACTGTAACGTTCCGGTCTCTTTTCTAGTGATGCTTTAACCTTTTCTTCGAAAGCGTCAAATTGCGATCTGACACTAGCGATTTTCTCTTTATCGAACATTGGTATGCCTCCTTAGGAATAGTTCCTTTTAATACCCAATATAGCATATCATATTGGTTGTTAATGTGAATGTTTTTTCACAAAATATGCTTGTATACTTTTTGACAATCTGTATTTAAAAAAACACTTGAAACCTTTTAAAAAAACGTTTGCCAATGTTTCATGAGCACAACCAATTGACGCTCATGCTTATTATATATAGTTTTCTTTTACAGTGCCATAGATTTGAGAATATCCTTCGATAATAAAGTAAGTTACACAGACCGCTTAACTTAATTATAATATGCAAGCTTCTCAAATTGCATTATAAAGATTAGCAGCTGGTGCCTTCCTATTATTTTGTTTTGATGTTGTAACATGTATTTAGAGGCTGTAACATTTGGCTATTTGCTTAGCTTCATCGAGCCCGTTTTCAAGAAACGTTCATGCCAGGAAAGCGCCTCGCCTATCACATGCGGCTGATGCTTGAACTTTCCTTCTCTGGCTCTAGTCAGGTAGTCTCTCAACATAGGTCTGTAATCCGGATGAGCGCAGTTTTCGATAATCGCCTCAGCTCGTTCTATCGGATTAAGTCCCCTTAGGTCAGCAAGTCCAATCTCTGTGACTACAACTGAAACATCATGTTCAGTGTGGTCTATGTGAGACGCCTTAGGAACGATTGATGAAATATCGCCTCCCTTGGCTGTAGAAACCGTTGTGAATATCGAAAGATATGCGTTTCTTGTAAAATCACCGGAACCGCCTATGCCGTTCATCATTCTTGAACCCATGATATTCGTTGAGTTTACATGACCGTAGATATCAAATTCGATTGCCGTGTTCATTGCAATGACACCCAGTCTTCTTGCCACCTCAGGATGGTTTGATATCTCCATAGGTCTCAAAATACAATGTTTAGCATAGTGATCTATGTTGTCCATCAGTCTGACTAGACCTTCTGACGATGGTGTGAATGAAGTACCAGAAGCCACTGTGACTTTACCTGCATCGATTAGGTCGAACATGGAATCCTGAATGACTTCTGTATAACAGGTCAAGTCAGTGAAGTCCGATTCGACCAGTCCGCCAAGCACTGCATTGGCAACTGATCCAACACCTGATTGAAGAGGCAGTAGGTTCTCAGGCAATCTGCCCGCTTTAACCTCGTCTTTTAGAAACTTGATGATATGTGCAGATATCGCCTTAGAATCTTCATCGATCGCTCCAAGGGGTCTGACATTATCCTGAACATCGCAGAAAACGATCGCAGCGATTTTATCAGGGTCACATGGAATATAAGTCGTACCTATGCGGTCTCCTGAATGTTCAATTGGAATCGGCTTTCTAAAAGGCGGTTTTTCGGTAAAGTAGATGTCATGAACACCCTCAAGCGCCATCGGTTGAGATGTGTTTATCTCGATGATCACCTTATCGGCATGTTTGATCGCCTGAGGCGAGATTCCGACTGAAGTGGACGGCACGATTCCACCATCCTCATTGATCGCTATCGCTTCTACGATTGCGATGTCGATTTTTCCGAAAAATCCATATTCGATAAACTGCGGCACATGTGAAAGATGCATATCCTGATAACAGACAGATCCATCATTGATCGCATTTCTACTGGCGGTATTCGTTTGATAAGGAAACCTTCTTTTTAACACGCCTGTCCTCGAAAGTTCTCCATCAAGTTCATCACCTACCGACGCACCTGTGATCAGTGTCACACCGATTTTTTCGCCTTTTTCAGCACGGTTTGCAAGCGCTTTGGGAACCGCCTTCGGGTAACCAGAAGGTGTGAATCCGCTTGTTGCAAGCGTCATTCCGTCTTTAATCATCATCGCCGCTTCTTCGGCGGTCATCACTTTCGATTTAAGCGCTTCACTTCTTATACGAGTATAATCCATCCTTAACCTCCATCATAAATCATGTGTTCAAGCACCTTGAATAAAAAAAGAGTCAGTGGTTTTCTTGTTGAAAACCTCCGACTCTCGACTGCGTGGGTTCAGCACTAGGGTAGTAGCGCCTGTACACAGTCCGTCATTTGAATGCTATTCATCTATCGTTTCTTTGTTCTTTAGAATGTTCTGGTACTTTTCGTTGATAATCTTCAGGGAAGAAAGCAGGGCTTTTCTGGCGGAACCGTGATACCTCTCAGTAAACGCCTTTTCAATCGATTCAAGATCGAGAATGCTTTTTCCGACGATCAGTTCCTTCACGAATTGCCTAGCCACCGTGGTGACTAGCGAACAGTCGACATCGGTGATCAGTCCTGTTTCCCTGTCAAGGAGAACACCTACTGCGATAACCGTGTACAGCTCTGTTGCTGTGATCCCCTGTGGTAATTTTGCATACCCTGTAACAAAGATGATATTTTCATTCAAGGTGTCTTCCTCCAATCGTACATGAAACTTATACACTGAACCATATAGCCATTTTAACAATTAAATCAGCAATTTAAAACCCCATTCATGCTACATCGGCAGCTTATGAAGGATGATTGTGAAGATTACCATTCCTAAAAGGGCGAACGGGTACGTCGCTCCATAACCTGCAGCCGGATCATCGCTGTCTACAGCGTCGATCGCAGCTCCAAGACCAGGAGTCGATGTCATTCCTCCACAAATTGCTCCCGAAAGCATGATCCAATTGATTTTGAAAATATAGTGTCCGACGATAAAACCAACTGTCATCGCTACAAAGCCTACAACAAGGGCCACTACAGCAAGTAGCCAGCCGTCTCCGAGAAGAGCGTCGAATACTTTGAAACCGTATCTGAGGCCGACTACACCAAGGAAGAACGCTAAGGAAAGCTGTCTTACCACACCCAGTATTTTAGAGTTCATTCTGAATGTGACAGGACCGATCTTGCCGATGTAACCTAAGATCAACGAACCGATCAATACTCCACCTGTAGCTCCTAGACTGAAATCACCGAGGAAGCCCATTTTTATCTTGATCATCCCTAGGGTATAACCGAAGAAACATGCAATGGCGAAAGCGATCAGATCAAAGGATGCTTCGGGAATCTCCCTGGCGCCATGACCATTTTTCGCCTCTTCCATTTCAAGCTTGAAGGCCTTATGCTCCTCTTCAACATTGATACGGAACATTTTAGGAAGGAAGTTCACCGCGATGATCACAATCAGGACGCCAAAAGGATACCCGATAGCATGTCCTACGCCGATTCCCGCCTGAGCGTTGGTGATGTACTGCTTTTGCTGTTCCGCGGATAGACTTGGAGTGTTTTCAGGAGTAAGCGCTCCCGTCTTATCCAAGCGATCAAGCATTTTAGCCTTTTTCTCATCCGAAAGCGTGTCATATTCAGCTACAGCTTCTGTGGAGTGCGCTTGAGCGGTCTCAATCGCTGCCGCAAGTCCAGGAGAAGAAGTCAAGGCTCCTGTGTAAACGCCCGATACTTCATAAGGATTAGAGCCGCTACTTACGAATGTCATTCCATAAGTCGCCGCAGCGCCTACCGCTGTGATCAGAACGCCTAGGATAATGAACTTAACACCATACTTCTTCAGTACCACAGCCATATCTTTCGCCGCCAGCAGACCGACAGCCGCTACGAAAAGAATTAGAAAAATAGTAAAGAATTCCTTAGGAATAACTCCTGCAGAGATTAATTTAGAAGCAGATTTGAATGCTGTGTCGGATTCTCCAAATTGCTTGGCATATCCCATTGCCAACCAACCTAAGATGAGTCCTGTGAAAAGTGTGCCGGAAACTCCAAAATTGAATTTTCCAAATTTGATTTTGCCGAATAATAGACCTGTGAATACCGCTACGAACATCAGCACGTAAGGATTCATCAACCAACCTATAAAATCGAAACTCATGCTAAAACCTCCTCTTTGTCTATTGGCCAGTCCCCCCGACCATTTTGAAGTGCAAGATGTCAGCCTCGCGAAAGCCAACAAAAAAGCACAGTACTTACCCTTTTTTAGGATTAGTACTGCGCTTTCAATAAGGCAAGCAGGTAAGGTCGTTACCTACAACTCATTAAAAAGTACAATGTGTCTGATGATGTGCAATATCTTTTATACGCGTGCGACGCCGGATTTGCGTGCCGCTTCTTTTACAGCTTCAGAAACATTTTGTGCAATGCGGGTATCAAACGCCTTGGGTAGAATATACTCAGGAGTTATCTCGTCATCGCCGATTGTTTCTGCAATAGCATAAGCTGCTGCTATTTTCATTGATTCGTTGATGTCGCTTGCACGGACATCAAGTGCTCCTCTGAAGATTCCAGGGAAAGCAAGTACGTTGTTCACCTGATTCGGAAAATCGCTTCTTCCAGTCCCGACCACAAGCGCTCCGGCTTTGATTGCCAGCTCAGGCATGATTTCTGGGATAGGGTTGGCCATCGCAAATACCACAGCATCCTTGTTCATAGATGCGATCATTTCTTCAGTGACCACATTCGGGGCAGATACTCCGATAAAGACATCCTTACCCTTAAGTGCGTCACAAAGCGTTCCGCTCTCGTCGTTCTTGTTCGTGATATCAAGCATCAGACGCTGCTCGCTGTTGATGCTTTGCATGTCTTTTGTCAGTATCCCCTGCTTGCCGCAAAGCACCACATTCTTGATGCCCAGCTGAATTAGTAGTTTGGCAATGGCGATTCCCGCAGATCCTGGTCCGTTGATCACAGCCTCGATATCGGAGAAAGCTTGCTTTTTAAGTTTCAGCGCATTGATCAGACCGGCGGCCACGACAATGGCGGTACCGTGCTGGTCATCATGGAATACGGGAATATCCAATTTGGATTTGAGTTGTCTTTCAATTTCAAAACATCTGGGAGCCGCGATATCCTCAAGATTTATCCCGCCGAATCCAGGAGCGATCAGTTCAACCGTTCTAACGATCTCGTCCACGGATTTAGTGTTCAATACGATAGGAAACGCATCCACATTCGCAAAGTTCTTAAAGAGAACCGCCTTACCTTCCATTACCGGAAGCGAGGCTTCGGGACCGATATCGCCAAGTCCAAGCACCGCCGTTCCGTCACTTACGACAGCCACCATATTGCCCTTGACGGTATATTTATAGACATCGTCCCTATTCTCATGGATTCTTCTGCATGGCTCTGCGACACCTGGAGTATATGCGATGGATAGATCATCCTTGTTTTCCACACTGACCTTGCTGACGACTTCCAGTTTACCTTTATGTTTCTCATGTAGTTCGATTGATAGCCTATTGTAATCCATCTTATACCTCCACGGCGTACTTTGCTCTTTCGGTTTCATATAGGTTGTTGCCTTTGGAGTCGATTACGACGACTGCCGGAAAATCAACCACTTCAAGTCTTCTGATAGCTTCTGGTCCTAAATCTTCATAACATACGATTGTGCTATTTTTAATCGTGCTTGCAATCAGTGCGCCCGCACCGCCGATAGCGGCAAAATAGACTGCTCCATATTTTTTCATTCCTTCGATGACGACACTGTTTCTAGCGCCTTTTCCGATCATTCCGGTTAGACCCTGCTCGAAAAGCGGTACTGTCAGACCGTCCATCCTGTAGCTGGTCGTCGGACCTGCCGATCCGATCACGTTTCCGGGTTTTGCTGGTGATGGACCGACATAATAGATGATCTGGTCCTTTATGTCAAATGGAAGTGCCTCGCCTTGTGAAAGCGCCTCATTCAATCTGATGTGGGCGGCATCTCTTCCTGTATAGATGATTCCTGTTATTTTAACCGTATCTCCCGCTCTAAGTTTTGACACCTTATCTCTTGTTAAAGGGGTTTCAAGTCTGATATCTTCACTCATGACAGCCTCCTATAAGATAACTTCGTCGTGTCTTGCCGCATGGCAGTTGATATTGACAACAACCGGTAGTCCGGCGATATGCGTAGGGTAGGCTTCCACATGTACCGCGATGCACGTCGTCTTTCCGCCTAAGCCTTGGGGACCGATTCCCAGCGCGTTCACCTTGGTAAGCAATAGGGTTTCGAGCTCTTGATAATAGTCGTCCCCGTGCACCGACCCTATCTCCCGTGTCAATGCGTGTTTGGCTATCTGCGCCGCCTTGTCGAGCGTTCCGCCGATTCCGACACCGACAACTATCGGAGGGCATGGATTTGGTCCTGCTAGTGAAACGGTTTTTAGCACAAAATCGATGACGCCGTCAACACCGTCTGCCGGCTTAAGCATCTTTGATCTGGACATGTTTTCACTGCCGAACCCCTTAGGAGCGAATACGATCTTTAGCCTATCGCCGTCCACAAGATCTAAATGTATGACCGCAGGCGTATTGTCGCCCGTGTTTTTTCTTCTTAAAGGATCTGCTACGACCGACTTTCTTAAAAATCCCTTCGTATACCCCTGTCTGACCCCTTCATTGACCGCATCAACAAGAAGGCCTCCTTCAATCATCAGTGACTGGCCTAGTTCGATAAAAAACACTGCCATCCCAGTATCCTGACACATAGGGACTTCGTTTTCGCTGGCCATGTTCGCATTCAAGATGATATCTTCAAGTATTCCTACACCAATCGGTGATTCCTCTTTGTTTTTCATCTCGATGAGTCTTTGTTTTACATCATCAGGTAAATGAAAATTAGCTTCCATACACATTTTTGCAACCGCGTTTGTAATCTGATCGACATGGATTGTTCTCACGTGACTTCCTCCTGTATTTCGTCTTCCTGTTTATTCTAACAGATGAACATTCCAGTTGACTAGCCTTCATTTAAATGGCTAATAAAACTTAATATATCCTTTGAATGAAGCGCAATGTTCGTGTTTTTGCTTTTCCACACTAAAAAAGCACAGCAATAAATCTGCCGTGCCGTAAGAACAATACCGAAAAGTGATGATGAATCACCAAGTGAGTTCAGACAAGTGCCCGTAGTCAGATAACTCTGAAAACGTTTCTGTCGTAATTGTAACATATTCTTAACTGCCTGCCAATACTTTAACAATATAACTTTTCAGAGTATATTACTTTCCTTTGTTTTCAGCGCTTTGAACAAACTTTTCGAATGGTATGATATATCTTTCATGGGTTCCTTCACCAATTAAGTCTAATTCATCAAAGGCCTTAAGGCTGAAAGTAAGCTTTTTACCATCAATTTTTATCAGTTCGGCCTCTGCCCACACCTTCATACCCACAGGCGTCGCAGCCAAATGCTTTACATCCAGATGGATACCTACTGTCGCATACCCCTCAGGCAAATCCGAATCAACCGCCTTAAGGGCGGCGTTTTCCATAAGTCCAATCATCATTGGTGTCGCAAACACCCTCACTTCACCGCTTCCGAACGCTGCGGCGGTGTCATTCTCACCTACGATGCGTTCCACCTTTGCACATTGACCTATCTTCAATTTCAGTTCCATTTAGGCACCTCTTTCTTTAACTGTCGGAAGAATTATTCGATTTCTTCCGTTAGCTTAACACAGGTAAAAAAGTTTAACAAATAAAAAAAGCGGATCAATTTGATCCGCTTCAATTTATTTCTCGGTTTTTTCGATTTTAGCCTCGTCTTCAACTTTAGTCTCTTTTGGGACTTCAGCATCCTCTTCGGCTTTTGTCATGTCATCGATTGTCGCTTCAAAAGTAACTTCATCTTTTGTCTGCGCTTCAACCAATTCCTTTTTCTCAAGAGAAATCTCTTCACTTTCAGGTTGAACAAACAAGGTATTGGCCATTTTGCCTTTGTTGGCTTCCCTGATTGCAGTAACGGCTTCGCTACCGGATTCATATGCGGCTTCGAACTCTTCCCCATTGATTGTTTCAAACTCCAGAAGCGCTTCCGCGATCCTGTGAAGCTTGTCCATATTCTCTTCAAGTAGAGTAAGTGCCTTTTCATATGCCGTGTCCACGATGGCGCTGACTTCCCTATCGATTTCAGCCTGTACACGATCTGAGAAGTTTTTCATCTGTCCCATGTCGCGGCCGATGAAGACTTCTTCTTCCGAGCCATAAGACATTTGAGATAAGTTGTCACTCATCGCATATTTCGTAACCATCGCTTTTGCGATTTGTGTCACTCGATGAAGATCGTTCGACGCACCGGTTGAGATATCATGAAGCACTAATTTTTCTGCGATCCTACCACCTAGAAGTACGATCAGTTCATTTTCCATCTGACCCTTTGTACGATAACTTCTATCCTCTGTAGGAAGCTGAAGCGTAAATCCGCCTGCGCGTCCTCTTGGGATGATCGTTACCTGATGTACAGGATCCGTGTTTGGCATCAATTTGGCAAGTACGGCATGGCCCGCTTCATGGAAAGCGGTAAGCCTGCGCTCTTTTGGATTGACGACTCTACTTTTCTTCTCGACACCGGCGATCAGTTTAGTAGTCGCTTGTTCGATCGTGTCCATTGTGATTTTCTTATGATTATATCTGGCGGACAAAATCGCCGCTTCATTTAGGACGTTTTCAAGGTCTGCAGGTGTGAAACCCGGTGTTCCTCTTGCAACCACTTTAAAGTCCACAAGTTCGGACATGGGTTTGTTTTTAGCATGAACCAGTAGGATTTCCTCACGGGCTTTGATGTCTGGCAGTCCTACAGTGATCTCCCTGTCGAAACGGCCTGGTCTTAAAAGCGCCGGATCTAGGATATCAGGACGGTTCGTCGCCGCAATAATGATGATTCCTTCATTTTCTCCAAAGCCGTCCATCTCGACAAGCAATTGGTTAAGCGTCTGTTCACGTTCATCATGGCCGCCGCCTAAGCCTGCGCCACGTTTACGACCTACAGCATCGATTTCATCGATAAAGATAATGCAAGGTGAGTTCTTTTTGGCGTTCTCAAACATGTCACGTACACGAGAGGCACCGACACCTACGAACATTTCTACAAAATCAGAACCCGAAATATTAAAGAAGGGTACCCCCGCTTCACCGGCAACCGCTTTTGTAAGGTAGGTCTTTCCTGTACCAGGAGGGCCCACCATCAGGATTCCTTTAGGAATTCTGGCACCCAAGTCGATGTATTTTCTTGGAGCCTTCAAGAAGTCTACGATTTCTTGCATTTCTTCTTTTTCTTCTTTAAGTCCCGCTACATCATCAAAGCAGATTTTCTTTTGGTCTTCGTCTTTGTGCAGCTTAGCACGCGACTTGCCGAATGACATGACCTTGTTGCCTCCACCTTGTGAGTTCTGCATGAACAAGAACCAGAATACGACAAAGATCAGTACCATGAAGATCATCGGTAAAAGGTCTAGGATGAAAGGTCTGGCCTGAGGCGCATCGCCATCAAGCAGTAGATCCGTATTTAAGATCTTGTTATAAAGCTCTTGACC
Proteins encoded:
- a CDS encoding Fe-S-containing hydro-lyase, encoding MSEDIRLETPLTRDKVSKLRAGDTVKITGIIYTGRDAAHIRLNEALSQGEALPFDIKDQIIYYVGPSPAKPGNVIGSAGPTTSYRMDGLTVPLFEQGLTGMIGKGARNSVVIEGMKKYGAVYFAAIGGAGALIASTIKNSTIVCYEDLGPEAIRRLEVVDFPAVVVIDSKGNNLYETERAKYAVEV
- a CDS encoding thioesterase family protein — its product is MELKLKIGQCAKVERIVGENDTAAAFGSGEVRVFATPMMIGLMENAALKAVDSDLPEGYATVGIHLDVKHLAATPVGMKVWAEAELIKIDGKKLTFSLKAFDELDLIGEGTHERYIIPFEKFVQSAENKGK
- a CDS encoding DUF3870 domain-containing protein, with protein sequence MNENIIFVTGYAKLPQGITATELYTVIAVGVLLDRETGLITDVDCSLVTTVARQFVKELIVGKSILDLESIEKAFTERYHGSARKALLSSLKIINEKYQNILKNKETIDE
- the ftsH gene encoding ATP-dependent zinc metalloprotease FtsH; translation: MRKFFKGATVYIVIFLVILLVVSFFSEKTETTTELAISDVIKHLESDNVKSIKIESNKIQGVLDSGSAFTSYVPTTLEEAVGQELYNKILNTDLLLDGDAPQARPFILDLLPMIFMVLIFVVFWFLFMQNSQGGGNKVMSFGKSRAKLHKDEDQKKICFDDVAGLKEEKEEMQEIVDFLKAPRKYIDLGARIPKGILMVGPPGTGKTYLTKAVAGEAGVPFFNISGSDFVEMFVGVGASRVRDMFENAKKNSPCIIFIDEIDAVGRKRGAGLGGGHDEREQTLNQLLVEMDGFGENEGIIIIAATNRPDILDPALLRPGRFDREITVGLPDIKAREEILLVHAKNKPMSELVDFKVVARGTPGFTPADLENVLNEAAILSARYNHKKITMDTIEQATTKLIAGVEKKSRVVNPKERRLTAFHEAGHAVLAKLMPNTDPVHQVTIIPRGRAGGFTLQLPTEDRSYRTKGQMENELIVLLGGRIAEKLVLHDISTGASNDLHRVTQIAKAMVTKYAMSDNLSQMSYGSEEEVFIGRDMGQMKNFSDRVQAEIDREVSAIVDTAYEKALTLLEENMDKLHRIAEALLEFETINGEEFEAAYESGSEAVTAIREANKGKMANTLFVQPESEEISLEKKELVEAQTKDEVTFEATIDDMTKAEEDAEVPKETKVEDEAKIEKTEK
- a CDS encoding cobalamin B12-binding domain-containing protein, giving the protein MMDRPIRVLVAKPGLDGHDRGAKVIARALRDAGMEVIYTGLRQTAEQIVSAAIQEDVDCVALSILSGAHNTLLPKVVDMLKAEDASDILVIGGGVIPDEDIPFLKESGIAEVFTPGTPTTVTIDFIRANVK
- a CDS encoding fumarate hydratase; translated protein: MRTIHVDQITNAVAKMCMEANFHLPDDVKQRLIEMKNKEESPIGVGILEDIILNANMASENEVPMCQDTGMAVFFIELGQSLMIEGGLLVDAVNEGVRQGYTKGFLRKSVVADPLRRKNTGDNTPAVIHLDLVDGDRLKIVFAPKGFGSENMSRSKMLKPADGVDGVIDFVLKTVSLAGPNPCPPIVVGVGIGGTLDKAAQIAKHALTREIGSVHGDDYYQELETLLLTKVNALGIGPQGLGGKTTCIAVHVEAYPTHIAGLPVVVNINCHAARHDEVIL
- a CDS encoding NADP-dependent malic enzyme → MDYNRLSIELHEKHKGKLEVVSKVSVENKDDLSIAYTPGVAEPCRRIHENRDDVYKYTVKGNMVAVVSDGTAVLGLGDIGPEASLPVMEGKAVLFKNFANVDAFPIVLNTKSVDEIVRTVELIAPGFGGINLEDIAAPRCFEIERQLKSKLDIPVFHDDQHGTAIVVAAGLINALKLKKQAFSDIEAVINGPGSAGIAIAKLLIQLGIKNVVLCGKQGILTKDMQSINSEQRLMLDITNKNDESGTLCDALKGKDVFIGVSAPNVVTEEMIASMNKDAVVFAMANPIPEIMPELAIKAGALVVGTGRSDFPNQVNNVLAFPGIFRGALDVRASDINESMKIAAAYAIAETIGDDEITPEYILPKAFDTRIAQNVSEAVKEAARKSGVARV
- a CDS encoding acetyl-CoA hydrolase/transferase family protein; this encodes MDYTRIRSEALKSKVMTAEEAAMMIKDGMTLATSGFTPSGYPKAVPKALANRAEKGEKIGVTLITGASVGDELDGELSRTGVLKRRFPYQTNTASRNAINDGSVCYQDMHLSHVPQFIEYGFFGKIDIAIVEAIAINEDGGIVPSTSVGISPQAIKHADKVIIEINTSQPMALEGVHDIYFTEKPPFRKPIPIEHSGDRIGTTYIPCDPDKIAAIVFCDVQDNVRPLGAIDEDSKAISAHIIKFLKDEVKAGRLPENLLPLQSGVGSVANAVLGGLVESDFTDLTCYTEVIQDSMFDLIDAGKVTVASGTSFTPSSEGLVRLMDNIDHYAKHCILRPMEISNHPEVARRLGVIAMNTAIEFDIYGHVNSTNIMGSRMMNGIGGSGDFTRNAYLSIFTTVSTAKGGDISSIVPKASHIDHTEHDVSVVVTEIGLADLRGLNPIERAEAIIENCAHPDYRPMLRDYLTRAREGKFKHQPHVIGEALSWHERFLKTGSMKLSK
- a CDS encoding methylmalonyl-CoA mutase, producing the protein MFDKEKIASVRSQFDAFEEKVKASLEKRPERYSEFVTISGDPVKRVYGPHDIENFDYANDLGMPGSYPYTRGVQPNMYRGRLWTMRMYAGFATAEASNKRYKYLVEQGSMGLSVAFDLPTQIGYDSDHSLAEGEVGKVGVAIDSLADMEILFDGLPLDKVSTSMTINAPAAVLLAMYIAVAEKQGVSAEKLRGTIQNDILKEYIARGTYIFPTEESMRLITNIFEYCSTNVPLWNTISISGYHIREAGSTAAQEVGFTLADGIAYVDAAIKAGLDVDTFAPRLSFFFNAHNDLLEEVAKYRAARKLWARIMKERYGAKDPKSMQLKFHTQTGGSTLTAQQTENNIVRVAIQTLAAVLGGTQSLHTNSKDEALALPTEASVRTALRTQQVVAFESGVTNTVDPLAGSYYIEAKTDEIANKAMEYIKKIDDLGGATKAIDAGYIQEEIMDAAYQYQKDVETGKVIVVGMNKFQVEEESPKDLLRVDPIVGENAKIKLKKLRAERDNARVEETLAALKVACEGDDNVMPFILEAVKTYATLGEICGVMREVFGEYQQSVNV